In a single window of the Platichthys flesus chromosome 5, fPlaFle2.1, whole genome shotgun sequence genome:
- the ccsapa gene encoding centriole, cilia and spindle-associated protein yields MVTKKIRTEYMKKFKDPRWETFSKCYEDALKYRLTRRVMEHSHKPWFWEGWEGGSESSGRSTPRLTRNKVSPLSPLSLPPAPASSDLKQRLSELKTGPGPEPPHQEAGAGGAGDAAPSTAALVENDVNEAGGGSVKPVLKTSPPSEDTGTDAGPADTASSDGEPVNPPPKRRHRRHAPHTDPGRQDSSSDDKQAEVRKAPRAKSQPPVSTKENRRASSRLDRAEENRRASSRLDRAEENQRASSLLDRTEENRRASSRLDRAETRPEVRTTANDSQSRRESDKRSSNVERRRARSADLDKVRRAQLTVVDDRWMTEYMSCFSARRR; encoded by the exons ATGGTGACCAAGAAGATCCGGACGGAGTACATGAAGAAGTTCAAGGACCCCCGCTGGGAGACGTTCTCCAAATGCTACGAGGACGCCCTGAAGTACCGGCTGACCCGGCGGGTGATGGAGCATTCCCACAAGCCCTGGTTCTGGGAGGGCTGGGAAGGCGGCTCCGAGTCCAGCGGCCGGTCCACACCCCGGCTGACCAGGAACAAAGTGTCCCCCCTGTCCCCCCTGTCCCTGCCGCCAGCGCCGGCGTCCTCGGACCTGAAGCAGAGGCTGAGCGAGCTGAAGACGGGACCGGGCCCGGAGCCCCCCCACCAGGAGGCGGGAGCTGGGGGGGCCGGAGACGCTGCTCCCAGCACGG CGGCGCTGGTAGAAAACGACGTGAATGAAGCCGGCGGCGGTTCAGTGAAGCCGGTTCTGAAGACCAGCCCCCCCTCAGAGGACACCGGGACAGACGCCGGCCCGGCGGACACGGCCTCTTCTGACGGGGAGCCGGTGAACCCGCCACCGAAACGCCGGCACCGCAGACACGCCCCCCACACGGACCCGGGACGCCAGGACAGCTCCAGTGACGACAAACAGGCCGAGGTCCGAAAAGCACCGAGAGCAAAGAGCCAGCCTCCGGTCAGCACCAAGGAGAACCGGAGAGCGTCCAGCCGCCTGGACCGGGCCGAGGAGAACCGGAGAGCGTCCAGCCGCCTGGACCGGGCCGAGGAGAACCAGAGAGCGTCCAGCCTCCTGGACCGGACCGAGGAGAACCGGAGAGCGTCCAGCCGCCTGGACCGGGCCGAGACCCGGCCGGAGGTCAGGACCACGGCCAATGAC AGTCAGAGCCGCCGGGAGTCGGACAAGCGGAGCAGCAACGTGGAGCGGCGGCGGGCGCGCTCGGCCGACCTGGACAAGGTGAGGCGGGCGCAGCTCACCGTGGTGGACGACCGCTGGATGACGGAGTACATGAGCTGCTTCTCTGCCCGGCGGAGGTAG
- the cdc6 gene encoding cell division control protein 6 homolog, whose product MSPHSKCWSPCLLTVRHKMPSTRSQGRAQPTLQYPRRKSTRVSSVPKTPHTSPGSSPTKPGSQPLAAPLTGIGPLTPGRPSDRPTALSPRCPAPSSPRLQPRLPLSPRKRTGDDNGCNLGGALLGSPPKQSKPTLASPRKLGFNENSPVTARRQLIPSSPRAPLSPAGALSPRRQETPAGSPARHTGPNRKLPVVRLFAEKSRFHSVKQALHTAVPERLLSRETERASIRSFLEETLLQSVPGSLYISGAPGTGKTACLNCVLQEMKAELSSVQTVLVNCMSLRSSHAIFPLLADKLKAPGGQSGLQRLLTAPGPTVLLVLDEMDQLDSKAQDVLYTIFEWPYLTGSRLCLVGIANALDLTDRILPRLQARPRCRPQLLHFPPYSRQELAAIVQDRLTQASADGILDAAAVQFCARKVSAVSGDARKALDICRRAVEVVESDERKKAATSEAETKESRVSLPQVARVLSEVYGDRMASQSGGSEGESFPLQQKLLVCCLLLLTRNGKSKEIVLGKLHEVYSRLCARRQVSGVGQGECLSLCSLLESRGIFSLKKAKEARLTKVNLKIEEKDVENALKDRTLLGSILAAGLPS is encoded by the exons ATGTCTCCTCACAGTAAGTGTtggtctccttgtctcctcacA GTCAGACACAAAATGCCGAGCACGCGCTCTCAGGGCCGAGCTCAGCCCACGCTGCAGTACCCCCGACGCAAATCCACCAGAGTGTCCTCCGTCCCCAAGACGCCTCACACGTCTCCGGGCTCCTCCCCAACCAAACCTGGATCCCAGCCCCTCGCCGCCCCCCTGACTGGGATCGGACCGCTGACCCCGGGACGTCCCAGTGACCGGCCCACCGCCCTCTCTCCCAGATGTCcagctccctcttctccccGTCTCCAGCCACGGCTTCCACTCAGCCCCCGGAAACGCACAG GCGACGACAACGGCTGTAACCTGGGCGGCGCTCTGCTGGGATCCCCCCCGAAGCAGAGCAAACCCACTCTGGCCTCACCCCGAAAACTGGGCTTCAATGAAAACTCTCCAGTCACAGCTCGCCGTCAGCTGATCCCGTCCTCGCCCAGAGCGCCACTCTCTCCCGCTGGCGCCCTGTCGCCAAGACGGCAGGAAACACCCGCTGGAAGTCCCGCTCGCCACACCGGCCCAAACAGGAAGCTGCCAGTTGTTCGACTGTTTGCAGAAA AGTCGAGGTTCCACAGCGTGAAGCAGGCGCTCCACACGGCCGTCCCCGAGCGCCTCCTGTCCAGGGAGACGGAGCGGGCGTCCATCCGCTCCTTCCTggaggagacgctgctgcagAGTGTCCCCGGCAGCCTCTACATCTCTGGAGCTCCGGGCACCGGCAAGACGGCCTGTCTCAactgtgtcctgcaggagaTGAAG gCCGAGTTGTCGTCGGTTCAAACCGTGCTGGTGAACTGTATGAGTCTGAGGAGTTCCCACGCCATCTTCCCCCTGCTGGCCGACAAACTGAAAGCTCCCGGCGGGCAGAGCGGCCTCCAGCGGCTCCTGACGGCCCCGGGGCCCACTGT gCTTCTTGTTCTGGATGAGATGGACCAGCTGGACAGTAAAGCCCAGGACGTCCTCTACACCATCTTCGAATGGCCGTACCTGACCGGGTCCCGCCTCTGCCTCGTCG GCATCGCCAACGCTCTGGATCTGACGGACCGGATCCTGCCCCGGCTGCAGGCCCGGCCTCGCTGTCGCCCTCAGCTCCTGCACTTCCCTCCCTACAGCCGCCAGGAGCTCGCCGCCATCGTGCaggacagactcacacag GCGTCTGCCGATGGGATCCTCGACGCTGCTGCGGTTCAGTTCTGTGCCAGAAAAGTGTCGGCGGTGTCGGGAGACGCCAGGAAAGCTCTGGACATCTGCAG GAGAGCAGTGGAGGTCGTGGAGTCTGACGAGAGGAAGAAAGCAGCGACTTCAGAGGCCGAGACTAAAG AGTCTCGGGTCAGCCTCCCCCAGGTTGCACGGGTCCTGTCGGAGGTGTACGGCGACCGCATGGCGTCTCAGAGCGGCGGCTCGGAGGGAGAGAGTTTCCCTCTGCAGCAGAAGCTGCTGgtctgctgcctcctgctgctcaccCGCAACGGGAAGAGCAAAGAGATCGTCCTGGGAAAG CTGCACGAGGTGTACAGTCGTCTGTGCGCCCGGAGGCAGGTGTCGGGGGTCGGGCAGGGCGAGTGTCTGTCGCTCTGCAGCCTGCTGGAGAGTCGAGGCATCTTCTCCCTGAAGAAAGCCAAAGAGGCTCGTCTCACCAAG gtgaaTCTGAAGATCGAGGAGAAGGATGTTGAAAACGCTCTGAAGGACCGGACGCTGCTCGGCAGCATCCTGGCAGCAGGTCTCCCCTCGTGA